The Andrena cerasifolii isolate SP2316 chromosome 15, iyAndCera1_principal, whole genome shotgun sequence genome includes a window with the following:
- the Drep2 gene encoding DNA fragmentation factor-related protein 2 isoform X3 produces MAREELRSKRPFKIWDSWRNVRKGLVVSNFEELLHRGKEKLGVPQNENVSLVLESDGTQVEDGEYFKTLANNTILLLLRHGERWCPTGVDIIRAAISAIPKIVCETIHALELHDETPSWKIMDNKGRVTVVLHWDQRSSTSSQVQQQQKGQDAQSSKYSPTKKADLSGSQRPSLVIQTSLDKLNYPGKQGHLAGEIGAGRYASPQITVINHDDMQQQPPQPQSQSQPHGIPSRLVKQGTNSFDSTTIHIHTPECSNHIHQPVVRNGSPVNGADGGPSGECDFHCCALHEEGRRIAVHKSVATSPIQDAQHQQYQPQQHHHPHQQQQQQQTQTQTPSPQPPSSLSDGTRRPGLSKGHVRFCDTADEESSPRLAGNSAGGGFHMHHHHNHHQEHDSSESETENTIMEDEIVTSEKFLLLIDQLTVDQKHLSIKDIGIILERLSSKILDVERLDRESESEECYNWTIKAIIRGDVLRELGVIYNGNYYAISEHPGYKEESEENNEDNEEEEEDRL; encoded by the exons GAGCTACGGAGCAAGAGACCTTTTAAGATATGGGACAGTTGGCGTAACGTAAGAAAAGGACTGGTCGTTAGCAATTTCGAGGAGCTGTTACACCGGG GCAAGGAGAAATTGGGGGTGCCACAGAACGAGAATGTCTCTCTAGTGTTGGAGTCGGACGGGACACAGGTGGAGGACGGCGAGTACTTCAAGACCCTAGCGAACAACACGATCCTGCTGTTGCTACGGCATGGTGAACGTTGGTGTCCAACGGGGGTTGACATCATACGCGCCG CGATTTCAGCCATTCCGAAAATAGTCTGCGAGACTATCCACGCCCTGGAGCTGCACGATGAGACGCCGTCGTGGAAGATCATGGACAATAAGGGGCGGGTCACGGTGGTGCTGCACTGGGACCAGCGTTCATCCACGTCGTCGCAGGTGCAGCAACAGCAGAAGGGCCAGGACGCGCAGAGCTCCAAGTACTCGCCGACAAAGAAGGCAGACCTGAGCGGAAGCCAGCGGCCGTCGCTGGTGATACAGACCAGCCTGGACAAGCTCAACTACCCGGGGAAGCAGGGCCACCTGGCAGGCGAGATAGGCGCCGGCCGTTACGCCAGCCCCCaaatcactgtgataaatcatgACGACATG cagcagcagccgccGCAGCCGCAGTCGCAGTCGCAGCCGCACGGGATTCCCAGCCGGCTGGTGAAGCAGGGCACCAACTCCTTCGACAGTACCACCATCCATATCCACACGCCCGAGTGCTCCAACCACATCCACCAGCCGGTGGTGCGGAATGGCAGCCCGGTGAACGGGGCGGATGGCGGACCCAGCGGAGAGTGCGACTTCCACTGCTGCGCCCTGCACGAGGAGGGCCGGAGGATCGCGGTGCACAAGTCGGTGGCCACCTCGCCGATCCAGGATGCCCAGCACCAGCAGTACCAGCCGCAGCAGCATCACCATCctcaccagcagcagcagcagcagcagacgCAGACGCAGACCCCGTCGCCTCAGCCGCCGTCCTCCCTGTCGGATGGTACGAGGCGGCCGGGCCTGAGCAAGGGCCACGTGAGATTCTGCGACACCGCCGACGAGGAGTCCAGCCCCCGTCTGGCCGGAAACTCCGCAGGCGGTGGCTTCCACATGCACCACCATCACAACCACCACCAGGAGCACGACAGCTCCGAGTCCGAGACCGAGAACACGATCATGGAGGACGAGATCGTGACCTCGGAGAAGTTTCTACTGCTCATCGATCAGCTCACCGTAGACCAGAAGCACCTAAGCATCAAGGACATAGGGATAATACTCGAGCGGCTCAGCTCCAAGATCCTGGACGTCGAGCGGCTAGATcgcgagagcgagagcgaggagTGTTACAACTGGACGATCAAGGCGATCATACGAGGCGACGTGTTGAGGGAGCTCGGGGTCATTTACAACGGCAACTACTACGCGATCTCCGAGCACCCTGGATACAAGGAGGAGTCCGAGGAGAATAACGAGGataacgaggaggaggaggaggatagACTTTAA
- the Drep2 gene encoding DNA fragmentation factor-related protein 2 isoform X2: MAREELRSKRPFKIWDSWRNVRKGLVVSNFEELLHRGKEKLGVPQNENVSLVLESDGTQVEDGEYFKTLANNTILLLLRHGERWCPTGVDIIRAAISAIPKIVCETIHALELHDETPSWKIMDNKGRVTVVLHWDQRSSTSSQVQQQQKGQDAQSSKYSPTKKADLSGSQRPSLVIQTSLDKLNYPGKQGHLAGEIGAGRYASPQITVINHDDMQQQQPPQPQSQSQPHGIPSRLVKQGTNSFDSTTIHIHTPECSNHIHQPVVRNGSPVNGADGGPSGECDFHCCALHEEGRRIAVHKSVATSPIQDAQHQQYQPQQHHHPHQQQQQQQTQTQTPSPQPPSSLSDGTRRPGLSKGHVRFCDTADEESSPRLAGNSAGGGFHMHHHHNHHQEHDSSESETENTIMEDEIVTSEKFLLLIDQLTVDQKHLSIKDIGIILERLSSKILDVERLDRESESEECYNWTIKAIIRGDVLRELGVIYNGNYYAISEHPGYKEESEENNEDNEEEEEDRL, encoded by the exons GAGCTACGGAGCAAGAGACCTTTTAAGATATGGGACAGTTGGCGTAACGTAAGAAAAGGACTGGTCGTTAGCAATTTCGAGGAGCTGTTACACCGGG GCAAGGAGAAATTGGGGGTGCCACAGAACGAGAATGTCTCTCTAGTGTTGGAGTCGGACGGGACACAGGTGGAGGACGGCGAGTACTTCAAGACCCTAGCGAACAACACGATCCTGCTGTTGCTACGGCATGGTGAACGTTGGTGTCCAACGGGGGTTGACATCATACGCGCCG CGATTTCAGCCATTCCGAAAATAGTCTGCGAGACTATCCACGCCCTGGAGCTGCACGATGAGACGCCGTCGTGGAAGATCATGGACAATAAGGGGCGGGTCACGGTGGTGCTGCACTGGGACCAGCGTTCATCCACGTCGTCGCAGGTGCAGCAACAGCAGAAGGGCCAGGACGCGCAGAGCTCCAAGTACTCGCCGACAAAGAAGGCAGACCTGAGCGGAAGCCAGCGGCCGTCGCTGGTGATACAGACCAGCCTGGACAAGCTCAACTACCCGGGGAAGCAGGGCCACCTGGCAGGCGAGATAGGCGCCGGCCGTTACGCCAGCCCCCaaatcactgtgataaatcatgACGACATG cagcagcagcagccgccGCAGCCGCAGTCGCAGTCGCAGCCGCACGGGATTCCCAGCCGGCTGGTGAAGCAGGGCACCAACTCCTTCGACAGTACCACCATCCATATCCACACGCCCGAGTGCTCCAACCACATCCACCAGCCGGTGGTGCGGAATGGCAGCCCGGTGAACGGGGCGGATGGCGGACCCAGCGGAGAGTGCGACTTCCACTGCTGCGCCCTGCACGAGGAGGGCCGGAGGATCGCGGTGCACAAGTCGGTGGCCACCTCGCCGATCCAGGATGCCCAGCACCAGCAGTACCAGCCGCAGCAGCATCACCATCctcaccagcagcagcagcagcagcagacgCAGACGCAGACCCCGTCGCCTCAGCCGCCGTCCTCCCTGTCGGATGGTACGAGGCGGCCGGGCCTGAGCAAGGGCCACGTGAGATTCTGCGACACCGCCGACGAGGAGTCCAGCCCCCGTCTGGCCGGAAACTCCGCAGGCGGTGGCTTCCACATGCACCACCATCACAACCACCACCAGGAGCACGACAGCTCCGAGTCCGAGACCGAGAACACGATCATGGAGGACGAGATCGTGACCTCGGAGAAGTTTCTACTGCTCATCGATCAGCTCACCGTAGACCAGAAGCACCTAAGCATCAAGGACATAGGGATAATACTCGAGCGGCTCAGCTCCAAGATCCTGGACGTCGAGCGGCTAGATcgcgagagcgagagcgaggagTGTTACAACTGGACGATCAAGGCGATCATACGAGGCGACGTGTTGAGGGAGCTCGGGGTCATTTACAACGGCAACTACTACGCGATCTCCGAGCACCCTGGATACAAGGAGGAGTCCGAGGAGAATAACGAGGataacgaggaggaggaggaggatagACTTTAA
- the Drep2 gene encoding DNA fragmentation factor-related protein 2 isoform X1 produces the protein MLQQLISVQELRSKRPFKIWDSWRNVRKGLVVSNFEELLHRGKEKLGVPQNENVSLVLESDGTQVEDGEYFKTLANNTILLLLRHGERWCPTGVDIIRAAISAIPKIVCETIHALELHDETPSWKIMDNKGRVTVVLHWDQRSSTSSQVQQQQKGQDAQSSKYSPTKKADLSGSQRPSLVIQTSLDKLNYPGKQGHLAGEIGAGRYASPQITVINHDDMQQQQPPQPQSQSQPHGIPSRLVKQGTNSFDSTTIHIHTPECSNHIHQPVVRNGSPVNGADGGPSGECDFHCCALHEEGRRIAVHKSVATSPIQDAQHQQYQPQQHHHPHQQQQQQQTQTQTPSPQPPSSLSDGTRRPGLSKGHVRFCDTADEESSPRLAGNSAGGGFHMHHHHNHHQEHDSSESETENTIMEDEIVTSEKFLLLIDQLTVDQKHLSIKDIGIILERLSSKILDVERLDRESESEECYNWTIKAIIRGDVLRELGVIYNGNYYAISEHPGYKEESEENNEDNEEEEEDRL, from the exons ATgttgcaacagctgatttctgtgcAGGAGCTACGGAGCAAGAGACCTTTTAAGATATGGGACAGTTGGCGTAACGTAAGAAAAGGACTGGTCGTTAGCAATTTCGAGGAGCTGTTACACCGGG GCAAGGAGAAATTGGGGGTGCCACAGAACGAGAATGTCTCTCTAGTGTTGGAGTCGGACGGGACACAGGTGGAGGACGGCGAGTACTTCAAGACCCTAGCGAACAACACGATCCTGCTGTTGCTACGGCATGGTGAACGTTGGTGTCCAACGGGGGTTGACATCATACGCGCCG CGATTTCAGCCATTCCGAAAATAGTCTGCGAGACTATCCACGCCCTGGAGCTGCACGATGAGACGCCGTCGTGGAAGATCATGGACAATAAGGGGCGGGTCACGGTGGTGCTGCACTGGGACCAGCGTTCATCCACGTCGTCGCAGGTGCAGCAACAGCAGAAGGGCCAGGACGCGCAGAGCTCCAAGTACTCGCCGACAAAGAAGGCAGACCTGAGCGGAAGCCAGCGGCCGTCGCTGGTGATACAGACCAGCCTGGACAAGCTCAACTACCCGGGGAAGCAGGGCCACCTGGCAGGCGAGATAGGCGCCGGCCGTTACGCCAGCCCCCaaatcactgtgataaatcatgACGACATG cagcagcagcagccgccGCAGCCGCAGTCGCAGTCGCAGCCGCACGGGATTCCCAGCCGGCTGGTGAAGCAGGGCACCAACTCCTTCGACAGTACCACCATCCATATCCACACGCCCGAGTGCTCCAACCACATCCACCAGCCGGTGGTGCGGAATGGCAGCCCGGTGAACGGGGCGGATGGCGGACCCAGCGGAGAGTGCGACTTCCACTGCTGCGCCCTGCACGAGGAGGGCCGGAGGATCGCGGTGCACAAGTCGGTGGCCACCTCGCCGATCCAGGATGCCCAGCACCAGCAGTACCAGCCGCAGCAGCATCACCATCctcaccagcagcagcagcagcagcagacgCAGACGCAGACCCCGTCGCCTCAGCCGCCGTCCTCCCTGTCGGATGGTACGAGGCGGCCGGGCCTGAGCAAGGGCCACGTGAGATTCTGCGACACCGCCGACGAGGAGTCCAGCCCCCGTCTGGCCGGAAACTCCGCAGGCGGTGGCTTCCACATGCACCACCATCACAACCACCACCAGGAGCACGACAGCTCCGAGTCCGAGACCGAGAACACGATCATGGAGGACGAGATCGTGACCTCGGAGAAGTTTCTACTGCTCATCGATCAGCTCACCGTAGACCAGAAGCACCTAAGCATCAAGGACATAGGGATAATACTCGAGCGGCTCAGCTCCAAGATCCTGGACGTCGAGCGGCTAGATcgcgagagcgagagcgaggagTGTTACAACTGGACGATCAAGGCGATCATACGAGGCGACGTGTTGAGGGAGCTCGGGGTCATTTACAACGGCAACTACTACGCGATCTCCGAGCACCCTGGATACAAGGAGGAGTCCGAGGAGAATAACGAGGataacgaggaggaggaggaggatagACTTTAA